The Chelatococcus sp. HY11 genome includes a window with the following:
- a CDS encoding Ldh family oxidoreductase, translating to MDQNDHSHLNPAKGYSAINAEPRVRPDELAAFVENVFLRIGMDEASSKAVTRVMMHGSRLGVDSHGVRLLAHYIKEIDGNCINKQPKPKFTRTRPGAGVLDGDNGHGGFVATVAMDHAIALAREAGIGAVAVQRSNHFGAAGAYPMQAVEAGLIGLSTCNTDAFVHLHGSKLPFHGTNPFAIGAPVAGQRPWLLDFATSSIPVNRVMLYRSLGIGVPPDTAVDSEGKPTTDSQRATGLLPLGGTLFGFKGAGLGGLAEVLSAALTGMRASVDIPAWDSVGKPRELGQFVLAIDPEAFVPRAVYDGIMTGYLASLRGMEPAEGAEPPMAPGDREWRIEEERKLNGIPIDPATFRVFAEAGERFGLTPPKVLQGNA from the coding sequence ATGGACCAGAACGACCACTCCCATCTCAATCCCGCAAAGGGCTACAGCGCCATCAACGCGGAGCCGCGCGTGCGGCCTGACGAACTGGCGGCGTTTGTCGAAAACGTCTTTCTGCGGATCGGCATGGACGAAGCCAGTTCAAAGGCCGTGACACGCGTGATGATGCACGGTAGCCGGCTCGGCGTGGACAGCCACGGCGTTCGCCTGCTGGCTCACTACATCAAGGAAATCGACGGCAACTGCATCAACAAGCAGCCCAAGCCGAAGTTCACGCGGACGCGGCCAGGCGCGGGCGTTCTGGATGGCGACAACGGCCACGGTGGCTTCGTGGCGACGGTGGCGATGGATCATGCCATAGCACTCGCCCGCGAGGCCGGCATCGGCGCGGTCGCGGTCCAGCGATCCAATCATTTCGGAGCCGCGGGGGCATACCCCATGCAGGCCGTCGAGGCGGGATTGATCGGCTTGTCCACCTGCAATACCGACGCCTTCGTCCATCTGCACGGGAGCAAACTGCCGTTCCACGGCACCAATCCCTTCGCGATCGGCGCGCCAGTCGCGGGGCAACGGCCCTGGCTGCTCGATTTCGCCACCAGCTCCATTCCCGTCAACCGGGTCATGCTCTATCGCTCGCTCGGCATCGGCGTGCCTCCTGACACGGCCGTCGACAGCGAGGGCAAGCCGACTACGGATTCCCAGCGTGCGACGGGCTTGCTGCCCCTCGGCGGCACCCTCTTCGGCTTCAAGGGAGCCGGCCTCGGGGGCCTTGCCGAGGTCCTCTCCGCCGCGTTGACTGGCATGCGCGCCAGCGTGGACATTCCTGCCTGGGACAGTGTCGGGAAGCCTCGCGAACTCGGCCAGTTCGTGCTGGCCATCGATCCGGAGGCTTTCGTGCCACGCGCGGTCTATGATGGAATCATGACCGGCTATCTGGCGTCGCTGCGCGGCATGGAGCCGGCGGAAGGCGCCGAGCCACCGATGGCGCCCGGAGATCGGGAATGGCGCATTGAGGAAGAGCGCAAGCTCAACGGCATTCCGATCGATCCCGCCACGTTCAGGGTTTTCGCGGAGGCCGGCGAACGGTTTGGTCTGACGCCGCCCAAGGTGCTTCAGGGAAACGCGTGA
- a CDS encoding TIGR03862 family flavoprotein: MSKSVAIIGAGPGGLMAAERLALKGHAVTIFERMPSPARKFLMAGRGGLNITHSEPLALFLKRYGRSEAWVKPALERFSPTDLRNWATDLGIETFVGSSGRVFPRAMKASPLLRAWLARLNGLGVEIRLRHSWRGFDEVRRPLIEGPDGEQAAFAADATLLALGGASWPRLGSDGSWRGPLAEAGVAVASFQPANCGFAVAWSSHMSERFSGVPVKRIALMTGSRRVRGEAVVTRLGIEGGAVYALADSLRDEISRFGKAMLVVDLRPDLTVDELARRLSRSRGSQSLSNHLRKAAALSPVATALLREPKGPFPQTPEALARHIKALPLVLDGAHPIERAISTAGGIALSELDEHFMLRRLPGVFAVGEMLDWEAPTGGYLLQATFSTAVAAAEGVDAYLKP; this comes from the coding sequence ATGTCAAAAAGTGTGGCGATTATCGGTGCCGGCCCTGGCGGCTTGATGGCGGCGGAGCGTTTGGCCCTTAAGGGCCATGCCGTCACCATTTTCGAGCGCATGCCAAGCCCGGCTCGCAAGTTCCTGATGGCGGGGCGTGGCGGCCTCAACATCACCCATAGCGAACCGCTGGCGCTCTTCCTGAAGCGATACGGCCGCTCGGAAGCATGGGTGAAGCCGGCGCTTGAGCGGTTCTCGCCAACGGACCTGCGCAATTGGGCGACCGATCTCGGCATCGAGACCTTCGTGGGCTCGAGCGGGCGCGTCTTCCCACGAGCCATGAAGGCCTCGCCGCTGCTGCGAGCCTGGCTCGCACGGCTCAACGGCTTGGGCGTCGAGATCAGATTGCGCCACAGCTGGCGTGGCTTCGACGAGGTGCGCCGGCCGTTGATCGAGGGGCCGGACGGCGAGCAGGCCGCCTTCGCGGCCGACGCGACCTTACTGGCTCTGGGTGGAGCGAGCTGGCCGCGCCTGGGCAGTGACGGCAGCTGGCGCGGGCCACTCGCCGAGGCGGGTGTCGCCGTGGCATCGTTCCAGCCCGCCAACTGCGGCTTTGCCGTTGCCTGGTCGAGCCACATGAGCGAGCGCTTTTCGGGCGTGCCGGTCAAGCGAATTGCGTTGATGACGGGAAGCCGGCGCGTGCGTGGAGAGGCTGTCGTCACTCGCCTTGGCATTGAAGGCGGGGCGGTCTATGCGCTCGCGGATAGCCTGCGCGATGAGATCTCGCGTTTCGGTAAGGCGATGCTCGTGGTCGACCTGCGGCCAGATCTCACGGTTGATGAACTTGCGCGCAGGCTCAGCCGGTCGCGGGGCAGTCAGTCCCTCTCGAATCACCTGCGCAAGGCGGCGGCGCTTTCGCCGGTGGCAACGGCGCTGCTCAGGGAGCCCAAGGGGCCTTTCCCGCAGACACCCGAGGCCTTGGCGCGGCATATCAAGGCGTTGCCACTCGTGCTGGACGGTGCCCATCCCATCGAACGGGCGATCTCGACGGCGGGCGGCATCGCCCTCTCGGAGCTCGACGAGCATTTCATGCTGCGCCGCCTTCCGGGTGTCTTTGCCGTCGGCGAGATGCTGGATTGGGAGGCACCGACAGGCGGCTACCTCCTTCAGGCGACGTTCTCGACGGCTGTCGCGGCGGCTGAGGGTGTGGACGCCTATCTCAAGCCATAG
- the argH gene encoding argininosuccinate lyase: MWGGRFSTSPSALMEAINVSIGFDKRLAGEDITGSLAHSDMLAATGIITEADRDAIHAGLEAVREEITEGRFAFSTALEDIHMNVEARLREIAGPAAGRLHTARSRNDQVATDIRLFVRDAHDRADAGFTVLMRALVTQAERHVATVMPGFTHLQSAQPVTFGHHLMAYVEMIGRDRSRMRDSRKRLNECPLGAAALAGTSFPIDRHMTAKALGFDGPTRNSLDSVSDRDSLLEYMTVAAIAAVHLSRLAEELVVWMTPQFAFVRLSDRWTTGSSIMPQKKNPDAAELVRAKTGRIFGALMGLLTVMKGLPLAYSKDMQEDKERLFDAVDTLELALAATAGMIEDLTVDEGRMAAAAGAGFSTATDLADWLVRALDMPFRDAHHVTGRLVAEAERQSVDLEDLPLKAFTAVEPRITAAVYDVLGVDNSVKSRTSFGGTAPARVAEQIAWWKSKL, encoded by the coding sequence ATGTGGGGCGGGCGATTTTCCACCTCGCCGAGCGCGCTGATGGAGGCGATCAACGTCTCGATCGGGTTCGACAAGCGCCTCGCCGGCGAGGATATCACGGGCTCCCTTGCCCATAGCGACATGCTTGCCGCGACGGGCATCATCACCGAGGCGGATCGCGACGCGATCCATGCGGGTCTCGAGGCCGTCCGTGAGGAGATCACCGAGGGGCGCTTCGCCTTTTCCACGGCCCTCGAAGACATTCATATGAATGTCGAGGCGCGGCTGCGCGAGATCGCCGGGCCGGCGGCCGGCCGGCTGCATACCGCGCGGAGCCGCAATGACCAGGTTGCGACCGACATCCGCCTGTTCGTGCGTGACGCGCATGATCGCGCCGACGCCGGCTTCACCGTGTTGATGCGCGCCCTTGTCACGCAGGCAGAGCGCCATGTGGCGACGGTGATGCCCGGCTTCACGCATCTCCAAAGCGCCCAGCCGGTGACGTTCGGACACCATCTCATGGCTTACGTCGAGATGATCGGACGCGACCGAAGCCGCATGCGCGATTCCCGGAAGCGGCTGAACGAATGCCCCCTGGGCGCGGCTGCTCTCGCGGGCACATCCTTCCCCATCGACAGGCACATGACGGCGAAGGCGCTCGGCTTTGACGGGCCGACGCGCAATTCGCTGGATTCGGTGTCGGACCGGGATTCCCTTCTGGAATACATGACGGTTGCCGCGATTGCCGCCGTCCACCTGTCGCGCCTCGCCGAGGAGCTCGTGGTGTGGATGACGCCGCAGTTCGCCTTCGTGCGTCTTTCGGACCGCTGGACGACGGGCTCCAGCATCATGCCGCAGAAGAAGAACCCCGACGCGGCCGAGCTCGTGCGCGCCAAGACGGGACGCATCTTCGGCGCGCTGATGGGCCTCCTCACCGTGATGAAGGGGCTGCCGCTCGCCTATTCCAAGGATATGCAGGAAGATAAGGAACGGCTGTTCGATGCGGTCGATACCCTCGAACTCGCGCTGGCGGCTACGGCCGGAATGATCGAGGATCTTACCGTCGACGAAGGCCGCATGGCCGCCGCCGCCGGTGCTGGCTTTTCCACCGCCACGGACCTCGCCGATTGGCTGGTGCGCGCGCTCGACATGCCCTTCCGCGATGCCCACCACGTCACCGGCCGGCTGGTGGCGGAAGCCGAACGGCAGAGCGTCGACCTGGAGGATCTGCCTCTCAAGGCCTTCACGGCGGTTGAGCCGCGCATAACCGCAGCGGTCTATGACGTGCTCGGGGTCGATAATTCGGTGAAATCGCGTACCAGCTTTGGCGGCACGGCTCCTGCCCGTGTGGCCGAGCAGATCGCCTGGTGGAAGAGCAAACTCTGA
- the fabI gene encoding enoyl-ACP reductase FabI, which yields MVTTGLMQGKRGLVMGVANDHSIAWGIAKALSDHGAELAFTYQGDSLRKRVAPLAESVGSSLVIPCDVEDLASVDSVFATLKETWGALDFIVHAIAFSDKSELKGRYADTSRENFSRTMLISCFSFTEIAKRAAALMPNGGSMLTLTYGGSTRVMPNYNVMGVAKAALEAGVRYLAGDFGAEGIRVNAISAGPVRTLAGAGIADARLMFNYQRAHAPLRRTVTIEEVGGAAVYLLSDLSTGVTGEIHYVDSGYNIISMPRPEVLKAQEVAETVAEAVAGETVKAG from the coding sequence ATGGTCACCACGGGACTGATGCAGGGAAAACGCGGTCTCGTGATGGGCGTTGCCAACGACCATTCCATCGCCTGGGGCATCGCCAAGGCCTTGAGCGACCACGGCGCCGAGCTCGCGTTCACCTACCAGGGCGATTCGCTCCGCAAGCGCGTCGCGCCGCTCGCCGAATCGGTGGGGTCGTCGCTCGTCATCCCCTGCGACGTCGAGGATCTCGCATCGGTGGATTCGGTCTTCGCGACCCTCAAGGAGACCTGGGGAGCGCTTGACTTCATCGTCCACGCGATCGCCTTTTCCGACAAGTCGGAACTCAAGGGGCGTTACGCGGATACCTCGCGGGAGAATTTCTCACGCACGATGCTGATTTCCTGCTTCTCCTTCACGGAGATCGCCAAGCGCGCCGCGGCGCTCATGCCGAACGGCGGCTCGATGCTCACCTTGACCTACGGCGGGTCGACGCGCGTGATGCCGAACTACAACGTGATGGGCGTCGCGAAGGCCGCGCTGGAAGCAGGCGTACGCTACCTCGCCGGTGACTTCGGCGCGGAGGGCATCCGCGTCAATGCCATATCGGCTGGACCGGTTCGGACCTTGGCGGGGGCGGGCATCGCGGACGCGCGGTTGATGTTCAATTATCAGCGCGCCCACGCGCCGCTCCGCCGCACGGTCACCATCGAGGAGGTCGGCGGCGCCGCCGTCTATCTTCTGTCGGACCTGTCAACCGGTGTGACGGGCGAGATTCACTACGTGGATTCCGGCTACAACATCATCTCCATGCCGCGCCCTGAAGTGCTCAAGGCGCAGGAAGTCGCGGAAACGGTGGCCGAGGCGGTGGCGGGCGAGACCGTCAAGGCGGGCTGA
- a CDS encoding glycosyltransferase — MHRHELPTVSVIINTLNRAAYLANTLAALKLQRYANFEVIVVNGPSEDGTDAILAAYGDSIRVARCDTANLSASRNIGVGLACGEIVAFLDDDAIPEPTWLEALIRPFEDPQVGAAGGFIRDHTGVGFQVRVVTCDRTGRLETFMSEQSANLDQRPGADRVLSSTGANVAFRRDLIVELGGFDENYRYLLEETDLNFRIMDAGYRNVAVPQAEVHHKYAPSHIRNAARIPQSLYAISRSTHYFALRHGQDHVDPATVEKRLIRFRRDRSRDIALLAREGHIDLARKASLVTDLTQGEADGRAAAARPPLTPLTSPAAAPMVFRPSRLRFNSDRLRICLLSQQYTSGPMGGIGNWTQTLAEGLAAEGHEISVIADAAPGHSESVDFEHGVFVHRLTHRRTITPSRLKLPSAVRHLEQRSVRCFDEAMRIHSLRGLDLVSGPIWDLEPFACLTSGLLPTAVSLHTTYGLARPHKPDWQGGDVIQQTMLDEVVAAERWILANAPFLLSNSTPIIRDLERVYKLPGLLGQRATIVPHGVPDRRRQSPLPSNDNGRITAVFIGRLEPRKGVDALLAAAPHLLDAAPNLDLVFVGEDVPIDQTGATLRQRFLAKADPEIQTRVTFCGNVPADELRAWYERADFILAPSRYESFGLVYVEAMMHGKAVIAGARGGGADIVVPGETGLLVNPDDMEDFIDAVVQLALSPHDRERMGRAGRKRYEENFSVAAMVNGVEAAFAQWIQALRSFDRPFACLKT, encoded by the coding sequence ATGCATAGGCATGAACTTCCCACCGTCAGCGTGATCATAAATACCCTGAACCGCGCCGCCTATCTGGCGAATACCCTGGCGGCGCTCAAGCTGCAGCGTTACGCGAATTTCGAGGTCATCGTCGTCAACGGCCCGTCCGAGGACGGCACGGATGCGATCCTCGCGGCCTATGGTGACAGCATCCGGGTCGCCCGCTGCGACACCGCCAATCTCTCGGCGTCCCGCAATATCGGTGTCGGCCTCGCCTGCGGCGAGATCGTCGCTTTCCTCGACGACGACGCCATCCCCGAGCCCACATGGCTCGAAGCGCTCATCAGGCCGTTCGAGGATCCGCAGGTGGGGGCAGCCGGCGGCTTCATCCGCGATCACACGGGTGTCGGCTTCCAGGTGCGCGTCGTGACCTGCGACCGAACGGGCCGCCTCGAGACGTTCATGAGCGAGCAGTCAGCCAATCTGGATCAGCGACCCGGAGCAGACCGCGTGCTGTCGTCGACCGGCGCCAACGTGGCCTTCAGACGCGACCTCATCGTCGAGCTCGGTGGTTTCGACGAGAATTATCGCTACCTCCTGGAGGAAACCGACCTCAATTTCCGCATCATGGACGCGGGCTATCGCAATGTCGCGGTCCCCCAGGCGGAGGTGCATCACAAATACGCGCCGAGCCACATCCGCAACGCCGCGCGCATACCGCAGTCGCTTTACGCCATTTCGCGCAGCACGCATTATTTTGCCCTGCGCCACGGTCAGGATCATGTCGATCCCGCGACTGTGGAGAAGCGTCTCATCCGCTTCCGGCGGGATCGCAGCCGGGATATCGCGCTGCTCGCCCGCGAAGGCCATATCGATCTGGCCAGGAAGGCTTCGCTCGTCACGGATCTCACGCAAGGGGAAGCCGATGGCCGGGCCGCGGCGGCGCGGCCGCCCCTCACCCCGCTGACGTCTCCAGCGGCCGCCCCCATGGTGTTCAGGCCAAGCCGGCTGCGGTTCAACAGCGACAGGCTCAGGATCTGCCTGCTCTCGCAGCAATATACGTCCGGCCCCATGGGTGGCATCGGCAACTGGACTCAAACGCTGGCCGAAGGGCTCGCCGCCGAAGGCCATGAGATCTCCGTGATCGCCGATGCCGCGCCAGGCCACAGTGAAAGTGTGGACTTCGAGCATGGTGTCTTCGTGCATCGGCTGACCCACCGTCGCACCATTACCCCCTCGCGGCTGAAACTGCCATCCGCGGTGCGGCATCTGGAGCAGCGCTCGGTACGCTGTTTCGACGAGGCCATGCGCATCCATTCACTGCGCGGGCTCGACCTTGTCTCCGGGCCGATCTGGGATCTCGAACCTTTCGCCTGCCTGACGAGCGGTCTTTTGCCGACCGCCGTGTCGCTCCACACCACCTATGGCCTGGCGCGACCTCACAAGCCGGACTGGCAAGGCGGAGATGTCATCCAGCAGACGATGCTCGACGAGGTGGTCGCCGCCGAGCGCTGGATCCTGGCCAATGCCCCGTTTCTTCTGTCCAATTCGACCCCTATCATCCGGGACCTGGAGCGTGTGTACAAACTCCCCGGGCTCCTCGGACAACGTGCGACCATCGTGCCGCACGGCGTGCCCGATCGCCGCCGCCAGTCTCCGCTGCCGTCGAACGACAATGGTCGCATCACGGCGGTCTTCATCGGCCGGCTGGAGCCTCGCAAGGGTGTCGATGCGCTGCTCGCCGCCGCCCCGCATCTGCTGGATGCCGCGCCAAACCTCGATCTCGTGTTTGTGGGTGAGGATGTGCCCATAGACCAGACCGGCGCGACCCTTCGACAGCGCTTTCTCGCGAAGGCCGATCCTGAGATACAGACGCGCGTCACGTTCTGCGGAAACGTGCCGGCGGACGAACTGCGCGCCTGGTACGAGCGCGCGGATTTCATCCTCGCGCCATCGCGTTATGAATCCTTCGGGCTCGTCTATGTCGAGGCCATGATGCACGGCAAGGCCGTGATCGCCGGCGCGCGGGGCGGAGGTGCTGACATCGTCGTGCCGGGCGAGACGGGGCTTCTCGTCAATCCCGACGACATGGAGGATTTCATCGACGCGGTGGTCCAGCTGGCCTTGTCACCCCATGATCGCGAACGCATGGGGCGTGCCGGGCGCAAGCGGTATGAGGAGAACTTCAGCGTCGCCGCGATGGTCAACGGCGTCGAGGCCGCCTTCGCCCAGTGGATTCAGGCCCTGCGGTCGTTCGACCGACCCTTCGCCTGTCTGAAGACCTGA
- a CDS encoding AEC family transporter: MQTVLATVFPVFALIALGFGAARVNILAPQSTDVLNRYVIYLALPAMLFRAMVQTDWAMLGNGPYILSFGGGMIATFALMMLFSMRSRASLADRAVNALAASYPNTGYMGLPLALMAFGAPSLPAAAVAMLMTTCIIFGIAIVFIEMDRAATPNLVHALAKVAWGLLKNPLMLSPVLGAAYSASGIGLPVAIDRFLELLGASASPCALVTIGLFLAERQTAVPHGGVWSVVLLKLFVQPAVTGFLAFRVFELPHIWASTALLLSALPIGTGPFMLAKYYRLDAGVTSRAILLTTLGSVITTSLLVAWLVP, from the coding sequence TTGCAGACGGTTCTGGCTACGGTCTTTCCGGTGTTCGCGTTGATCGCCCTCGGTTTCGGCGCCGCCAGGGTCAATATCCTGGCGCCGCAATCGACCGACGTGCTCAATCGCTACGTCATCTATCTCGCGCTGCCCGCCATGCTCTTCCGCGCGATGGTCCAGACCGATTGGGCGATGCTCGGCAATGGGCCGTACATCCTCTCCTTCGGCGGCGGCATGATCGCCACCTTCGCCCTGATGATGCTGTTCTCGATGCGGTCCCGCGCCAGCCTCGCCGACCGCGCCGTCAACGCGCTCGCCGCGTCCTATCCCAACACTGGCTATATGGGGCTGCCGCTCGCCCTGATGGCCTTCGGCGCGCCGAGCCTGCCGGCGGCGGCCGTCGCCATGCTGATGACGACATGTATCATCTTCGGCATCGCGATCGTCTTCATCGAGATGGACCGCGCGGCAACGCCCAACCTTGTCCATGCGCTGGCCAAGGTGGCCTGGGGCCTTTTGAAGAACCCGCTGATGCTCTCGCCCGTTCTGGGCGCCGCCTATTCCGCATCAGGAATTGGCTTGCCCGTCGCGATCGACCGCTTTCTCGAACTGCTCGGCGCCTCGGCGAGCCCCTGCGCGCTTGTCACGATCGGCCTGTTTCTCGCGGAGAGGCAGACAGCCGTTCCGCATGGCGGCGTGTGGAGCGTCGTCCTGCTCAAGCTGTTCGTCCAGCCGGCCGTCACCGGCTTCCTGGCTTTCCGTGTCTTTGAACTGCCCCATATCTGGGCGAGCACGGCGCTCCTCTTGAGCGCCCTGCCCATCGGCACCGGCCCGTTCATGCTCGCCAAATATTACAGGCTGGACGCCGGCGTGACCTCACGCGCGATCCTGCTCACCACGCTCGGTTCGGTGATAACCACATCGCTTCTGGTCGCATGGCTGGTGCCTTAG